One window from the genome of Haliaeetus albicilla chromosome 26, bHalAlb1.1, whole genome shotgun sequence encodes:
- the DPM2 gene encoding dolichol phosphate-mannose biosynthesis regulatory protein, whose protein sequence is MATATDQVVGFGLVAFSLILFVYYTLWIIVLPFIDSDHGIHRYFLPREYAVIIPMVAGLLLLLFIGVFIMVVMWKSRKPVKKSE, encoded by the exons ATG GCCACAGCAACAGACCAGGTGGTTGGGTTCGGCTTGGTTGCTTTCAGCCTCATCCTCTTTGTTTACTACACCCTCTGGATCATCGTACTG CCCTTCATTGACAGCGACCATGGGATCCACCGGTACTTCTTGCCTAGGGAGTATGCGGTTATCATCCCCATGgtggctgggctgctgctgctgctatttatAG GTGTTTTCATAATGGTTGTGATGTGGAAGAGCAGGAAACCTGTGAAGAAATCAGAATGA